A genomic window from Centroberyx gerrardi isolate f3 chromosome 14, fCenGer3.hap1.cur.20231027, whole genome shotgun sequence includes:
- the rbbp8l gene encoding uncharacterized protein rbbp8l, producing MEGFNELLHKLEEAHEREVEGWQVKVQELSNKKGCDTKRMEELFSRNQQMREQQRLLTENIKTLENRLRAGLCDRCTVTQEVAKRRQQEYEASQIQSLQHISILAGEMNNLKKENKRLRDEIRSLRGALEGQSEHSSNSTTPEVKPTRSPDLSPSVGPVALITAATSRTSNQPADGDVAVKTDPDQRTEETLSEHRQIRGWNRSLFESYKPLSMSTPTAASWKTEHSVGRGSAGERRTQSIEGLDQRSAIPPHLLLLKNVPHSSSSSSSSSLSSGEVNPSRHVLHTPVPFRPRPVKSSPLSLPWPLSESSDWVTLAASPGNCLVVQPNPKPNPQRFPNLIPTGQQANHCSPGVQGRRQVLGHPWPRRSPPQPLSKEQTLVLRVRSLSEQGESQAKAKEKREMPPSKPERVFGEGLREVYEGPLDLSDRGRSKSSQPPRGDKPLTMQGGEREEESSDRDMKTNPYTHIPVCPSLSSPSSSPLVPPSSSATPPPSQQQEQASGDHNHKEEQEQKEEANGKADQTNGKKVPVLTISLRPVVLLETLNCALQKQESLSSNGKSSSPTAEPGSSSEEQDGEESVSGQESSQGSKRKRASLDTDTDRDSDIDDAQQLRKIKITVGSEETSSS from the exons ATGGAGGGTTTCAATGAGCTGCTCCATAAACTGGAGGAGGCCCATGAGCGGGAGGTGGAGG GCTGGCAGGTGAAGGTCCAAGAGCTGTCCAACAAGAAGGGCTG tgatACAAAGCGAATGGAGGAACTGTTCAGTAGAAACCAGCAGATGAGGGAACAGCAGAGGTTGCTCACCGAAAACATCAAGACACTGGAAAACAG GCTGAGGGCGGGGCTGTGTGACAGGTGCACAGTCACTCAGGAGGTGGCCaagaggagacagcaggagtaCGAAGCCTCTCAGATACAGAGCCTCCAGCACATCTCCATCCTGG CGGGAGAGATGAACAACCTGAAAAAGGAGAACAAGAGACTGAGAGATGAGATCAGGAGTCTGAGAGGAGCGCTGGA aggtcagagtgAACACTCCTCCAACAGCACCACCCCAGAGGTCAAGCCAACCAGATCCCCTGACCTTTCACCCTCTGTTGGACCCGTGGCCCTCATCACCGCGGCAACCAGCAGAACCTCCAaccagccagcagatggcgatgTTGCAGTGAAAACTGACCCAGACCAAAGAACTGAAg AAACCCTGTCTGAACACAGACAGATTAGGGGATGGAACAGAAGCCTCTTT GAGTCCTACAAGCCTCTTTCTATGTCGACTCCCACTGCAGCGTCCTGGAAGACAGAACACAGTGTAGGTCGGGGGAgtgctggagagaggag AACTCAAAGTATTGAAGGATTGGACCAGCGATCGGCCATCCCtccccatcttctcctcctaAAGAACGTTCcccactcctcttcctcatcctcctcctcttccctgtcCAGCGGAGAAGTGAACCCTAGCAGACATGTGCTCCACACCCCCGTCCCATTCCGTCCTCGCCCTGTCAAGAgcagccctctctccctcccctggcCCTTGTCCGAATCCTCTGACTGGGTCACCTTGGCTGCTTCCCCGGGCAACTGCCTGGTGGTGCAGCCCAATCCCAAACCCAACCCGCAGCGTTTTCCCAACCTGATCCCGACAGGCCAGCAGGCCAACCACTGCAGCCCCGGTGTCCAGGGGAGGAGGCAAGTTCTTGGGCATCCCTGGCCCAGGCGCAGCCCCCCTCAACCGCTTTCTAAAGAGCAGACTCTGGTGCTCAGGGTGAGGAGTCTGTCAGAGCAGGGGGAGAGTCAAGCTAAGGCCAAGGAGAAAAGGGAAATGCCACCGTCCAAGCCTGAGAGGGTCTTCGGAGAGGGGCTCAGAGAGGTATATGAGGGGCCTCTGGACCTATCGGATCGAGGGAGGTCCAAATCCAGCCAACCGCCGAGGGGTGATAAGCCGTTAACCATGcagggtggggagagagaagaggagagctcTGACAGGGACATGAAGACAaatccttacacacacataccagttTGTCCCTCTTTATCATCGCCGTCGTCCTCCCCTCTTgtccctccctcatcctccgCTACACCTCCACCCAGCCAACAACAGGAACAGGCTTCGGGTGATCATAACCACAAG gaggagcaggagcagaaggaggaggCAAACGGGAAAGCAGACCAAACCAACGGGAAGAAGGTGCCTGTCCTCACCATATCGTTACGGCCAG TAGTACTGCTGGAGACTCTGAACTGTGCACTGCAAAAGCAAGAATCCTTATCATCAAATGGCAAG TCATCGTCACCGACGGCTGAACCGGGAAGCAGCTCGGAGGAGCAGGACGGGGAGGAGAGTGTGTCTGGACAGGAGAGCAGCCAGGGCTCCAAGAGGAAGAGGGCATCCCTGGACACAGACACCGACAGAGACTCTGACATAGACG ATGCCCAGCAGCTGAGGAAGATCAAGATCACAGTGGGATCTGAGGAGACGAGCTCCAGCTAA